Proteins co-encoded in one Solea senegalensis isolate Sse05_10M linkage group LG8, IFAPA_SoseM_1, whole genome shotgun sequence genomic window:
- the exoc3l2b gene encoding tumor necrosis factor alpha-induced protein 2 codes for MPVLKNLPVRLKGGGPTLENAWILRRMSLNITPHHHHHNPFDDDGIHDNGGHDNHWSPGSSLLDGDVPRDRNPFEDEEDENEANEGKKGSGGGGSGSAKGSFKFKSPLKSLGKLGKSLRSSARSKGNTTPSPQGTMQGTPSPGEKKKRGRRSSEGSLLRFAGKYRDTLSSYKESFNGELNCTESECDSTSRRVSFMKMVGRGKLKKESMADRTSQGTEDPSVQEVVVVEDVKPREPLSVLEILQLVKKRDLLLADSHILELEQECNESAAAERGAVTQPEDTTSPSVKDGGRRKAKDVELLYEELQKELWAVVRESLRSPTAGPNLGLVVQVLQQEEQADKDWAVSVGAAPGGPRPRQLKQRWKEAIEEAADGSLPQKAEFTAGELDGYLSRLRARVVEDLGAANRNVVSIYPEEYQAFQVYVQSYHQAVARRLEAITDNQLEVTDIYSLLDWLHNIYDRDVLGTVCITSPFNRSQLSPLLPSDTVDRLELDCLNSVRAKVTTELSQVLDEEEKRWMETLHIEEYHITLAKTVIQRLQVDLERSATINRSLGSRVAQCSLNGLADFLYSFQRKVEMFHEGMQSGMFGENDDGYVSKTIALVNCCPPFRGFVQRCAQCDPSVSEDSLRRANKALDHIVQQGVRVLSERLYLTIRPFFERLVKRKWLGNTEPYEQIEALVKEHFKKFHRMDSPPYQLLVAEVHRRVVMEYLRSVMRGRIICTSMKMRKKMAGRLREEGKQIKVLFKDLESPSGWLDSALSHISEIIQLEDVPSIQMEVGVLVQEFPDVRKKHVSAILNIRGMTRQTERQEILNIVKDIESGDGGTSSARMSRDRALFSEVPVTSEVHCLNVGLSRIALTASSCFTALRPRRRKTRTPIQENPDDVL; via the exons ATGCCCGTCCTCAAGAACCTCCCAGTGCGTCTGAAAGGCGGCGGTCCGACTCTCGAAAACGCTTGGATTCTCCGCAGGATGAGCCTCAACATCACCccacaccatcaccaccacaacCCCTTCGACGACGACGGCATCCATGACAATGGTGGCCACGACAACCATTGGTCCCCCGGCAGCTCGCTTCTGGATGGCGACGTGCCGAGAGACCGCAACCCGTTTGAGGACGAAGAGGACGAGAACGAGGCCAATGAGGGGAAGAAGGGAAGCGGTGGTGGAGGCAGTGGCTCAGCGAAGGGTTCCTTCAAGTTCAAGTCACCGCTGAAGAGTCTGGGAAAGCTGGGGAAGTCACTGAGGTCGTCAGCGCGAAGCAAAGGAAATACCACTCCATCCCCACAGGGGACAATGCAGGGAACGCCTTCacctggagagaagaagaagagagggaggaggagctcGGAAGGAAGTTTACTCAG GTTTGCAGGGAAATATCGCGACACCCTCAGCTCCTACAAAGAGTCGTTCAATGGTGAGCTGAACTGTACGGAAAGTGAGTGTGACTCCACCAGCCGCCGCGTGTCCTTCATGAAGATGGTCGGCCGGGGGAAGCTGAAGAAGGAGTCGATGGCCGACCGCACATCGCAGGGTACCGAGGACCCGTCTGTAcaagaggtggtggtggtggaggacgTGAAGCCCAGGGAGCCACTGTCGG TCCTGGAGATCCTGCAGCTGGTGAAAAAGCGGGACCTGCTTCTTGCTGACTCCCACATCCTGGAACTGGAGCAAGAGTGCAATGAGTCTGCTGCAGCCGAGCGCGGTGCTGTGACACAACCCGAGGACACCACCAGCCCGAGCGTCAAAGACGGTGGGCGGAGGAAGGCGAAGGATGTAGAGCTGCTGTACGAGGAGCTGCAGAAGGAGCTGTGGGCCGTGGTGAGAGAGTCCCTGCGGTCCCCCACAGCTGGGCCCAACTTGGGCCTGGTGGTTCAG gtactGCAGCAAGAGGAGCAGGCTGATAAAGACTGGGCCGTCAGTGTGGGTGCGGCCCCTGGGGGCCCAAGGCCTCGGCAGCtgaagcagaggtggaaagaggcAATTGAGGAGGCGGCTGACGGGTCGCTGCCTCAGAAAGCAGAGTTCACCGCCGGCGAGCTGGACGGCTACCTTAGTCGACTCAGAGCCCGTGTGGTGGAGGACCTGGGGGCTGCCAACAGAAACGTGGTGTCCATTTATCCAGAAGAGTACCAGGCCTTCCAG GTGTACGTGCAGAGTTACCACCAGGCGGTTGCCAGGCGACTGGAGGCCATAACTGACAACCAGCTGGAGGTCACAGACATCTACTCACTTCTGGACTGGCTGCATAACATCTACGACAG gGATGTTCTGGGCACTGTGTGCATCACAAGTCCATTCAACCGTTCACAGCTcagtcctctgctgccttcagACACAGTAGACAGACTGGAGCTGGACTGTCTCAACTCTGTcagg gCAAAAGTAACCACAGAGCTCAGTCAGGTCCTGGACGAGGAGGAGAAGCGATGGATGGAGACGCTGCACATCGAGGAGTATCACATCACTCTGGCCAAGACCGTCATCCAG AGGCTTCAGGTGGATCTGGAGCGTTCGGCCACTATAAACCGCAGTCTGGGCTCGAGAGTTGCTCAGTGCAGTCTCAATGGCCTCGCTGACTTCCtctacag TTTCCAGCGTAAAGTGGAGATGTTCCATGAGGGGATGCAGAGTGGGATGTTCGGAGAAAACGATGACGGATACGTGTCCAAAACCATCGCCCTGGTCAACTGCTGTCCTCCGTTCAG aggtTTTGTGCAGCGCTGTGCTCAGTGTGATCCGTCCGTCAGCGAGGACTCTCTGCGCCGAGCCAACAAAGCTCTGGATCACATCGTTCAGCAAGGAGTCAGAGTCCTGTCAGAGCGGCTGTACTTGACCATcagg ccTTTCTTTGAGCGTCTGGTGAAGAGGAAGTGGCTCGGTAACACAGAACCGTATGAGCAGATCGAGGCTCTTGTCAAAGAGCATTTTAAGAAGTTCCACAGGATGGACAGTCCTCCATACCAG TTGCTGGTGGCGGAGGTTCACCGCCGCGTTGTGATGGAGTACCTTCGCTCAGTCATGCGAGGCCGCATTATCTGCACCTcgatgaagatgaggaagaagatggCTGGACGCCTCAGGGAGGAAGGCAAACAGATCAAAGTCCTGTTCAAAGACCTG GAGTCTCCGTCCGGCTGGTTGGACAGTGCGCTGTCTCACATCTCGGAGATCATCCAGCTGGAGGACGTCCCCTCCATCCAGATGGAAGTCGGAGTTCTGGTCCAAGAGTTTCCAGATGTCAG AAAGAAACATgtgtcagccattttaaacatCCGGGGGATGACTCGGCAGACAGAGCGTCAAGAGATCCTCAACATTGTCAAGGACATCGAGAGTGGCGATGGCGGCACCAGCTCAGCACGAATGTCACGCGACCGCGCCCTCTTCTCTGAGGTGCCCGTCACCTCCGAGGTCCACTGCCTGAATGTAGGCCTGAGCCGCATCGCCCTCACTGCGTCATCCTGCTTTACAGCACTGCGACCGCGCCGTCGCAAAACCCGGACACCCATACAGGAAAACCCTGATGATGTGCTCTGA